The Niallia alba genome includes a window with the following:
- the floA gene encoding flotillin-like protein FloA (flotillin-like protein involved in membrane lipid rafts), whose amino-acid sequence MLVGGFEIFWIIVVVLAVILLGVLLTFVPVMLWISALAAGVKISIFTLVGMRLRRVIPSRVVNPLIKAHKAGINATINQLESHYLAGGNVDRVVNALIAAHRANIELSFERCAAIDLAGRDVLEAVQMSVNPKVIETPFIAGVAMDGIEVKAKARITVRANIERLVGGAGEETVVARVGEGIVSTIGSSDNHKKVLENPDMISQTVLSKGLDAGTAFEILSIDIADVDIGKNIGAELQTEQAEADKKIAQAKAEERRAMAVAQEQEMKAKVQEMRAKVVEAEAEVPMAMSDALRSGNMGVMDYMNLQNITADTEMRGSIGKLTDDQKNKDDNE is encoded by the coding sequence ATGTTAGTTGGAGGATTTGAAATTTTTTGGATTATCGTAGTAGTACTGGCAGTTATTTTATTAGGGGTACTATTAACTTTTGTGCCAGTCATGCTATGGATATCTGCTTTAGCAGCTGGAGTGAAAATTAGTATTTTTACATTGGTGGGGATGCGTTTAAGAAGGGTAATTCCAAGTCGTGTCGTAAATCCGCTAATTAAAGCACATAAAGCTGGGATAAATGCAACGATTAACCAATTAGAAAGTCATTATCTTGCCGGAGGTAATGTAGATAGAGTTGTAAATGCTTTAATTGCTGCCCATCGTGCAAATATTGAGTTATCATTTGAAAGATGTGCTGCTATTGACTTAGCAGGACGGGATGTATTAGAAGCGGTTCAAATGAGTGTCAATCCGAAAGTAATTGAGACACCTTTTATCGCTGGTGTAGCGATGGATGGTATTGAAGTTAAAGCGAAAGCAAGAATTACAGTGCGTGCAAATATTGAGAGACTAGTAGGGGGAGCTGGAGAAGAAACAGTTGTAGCCAGAGTTGGGGAAGGAATTGTTTCGACAATCGGTTCGTCTGATAACCATAAAAAGGTATTAGAAAATCCAGATATGATTTCTCAAACTGTTTTATCTAAAGGCTTAGATGCTGGTACTGCCTTTGAAATTCTATCGATTGATATTGCGGATGTTGATATCGGCAAAAACATCGGAGCGGAATTACAAACAGAGCAAGCAGAAGCAGATAAAAAAATCGCTCAAGCGAAAGCAGAAGAACGTAGAGCAATGGCTGTAGCCCAAGAACAAGAGATGAAGGCAAAAGTACAAGAAATGCGTGCTAAAGTTGTGGAAGCAGAAGCAGAGGTTCCTATGGCTATGTCTGATGCATTGCGTTCTGGCAATATGGGTGTAATGGATTATATGAACTTACAAAATATAACTGCTGATACAGAAATGCGAGGCTCCATTGGCAAATTGACAGATGATCAGAAAAATAAAGATGATAATGAGTAA
- the yqfC gene encoding sporulation protein YqfC has protein sequence MAKKWGHNLRNWMIKNLELPQDVMMDLPRITMIGQIHIYVENHRGLITFSDKELRLLLKQGQLLIKGKGFVIKTILPEEILLEGKIDQVLYINE, from the coding sequence ATGGCTAAAAAGTGGGGACATAACTTGCGGAACTGGATGATTAAAAACTTAGAACTTCCTCAAGATGTCATGATGGACTTACCTAGAATCACAATGATCGGACAAATACATATTTATGTAGAGAACCACCGAGGGTTAATAACCTTTTCAGATAAAGAATTGCGATTGCTTTTAAAACAAGGGCAACTGTTAATCAAAGGAAAAGGGTTCGTTATTAAAACGATATTGCCGGAAGAAATATTATTAGAAGGGAAAATAGATCAAGTTTTATACATAAATGAGTGA
- the yqfD gene encoding sporulation protein YqfD: MKNHWIEYLTGIITVKATGKGLERFLNKLLKNDIAIWRVKKHGPQAVTFQISLKKIHHFRRLVRGSGIKIEFQRRAGAPFLYKRLWKNSGFVMGLFLFLGLVLTLSNMVWGIEVKGANPATEYQIRKQLDKMDIKIGKFQFFAKELDEIQAELTNNIDAITWIGVELKGTTYHFQVVEKNEPKKKEEVGPQNLVATKKATIVSDFVESGTKQYTINEVVKKGQLLVSGTIGKEDNTKSVSAKGKVWGEVWYTTEVTVPLETTFQVFNGEEKQKFYIRLGKWDIPVWGFGKVEYKQFEKEENETNVKFFKWELPVKVVNETYREKEIVKRGYSGKEAVKKGKEDARKDIMKRIGEDGKIKEEKILQQDIKNGKVKLNIAFTTVENIAKAHPLTQGDTE, from the coding sequence ATGAAAAATCATTGGATTGAATATTTAACAGGGATTATTACAGTGAAAGCAACGGGCAAAGGTTTAGAACGCTTTTTAAATAAGTTATTAAAAAATGATATTGCTATCTGGCGTGTAAAAAAACATGGACCTCAAGCTGTAACTTTTCAAATTAGTTTAAAGAAAATTCACCATTTTCGTCGTTTAGTTAGAGGCAGCGGTATAAAAATAGAGTTTCAGCGCAGAGCTGGAGCTCCATTTCTATATAAGAGATTGTGGAAGAATAGTGGTTTTGTGATGGGGTTATTCCTTTTTTTAGGACTAGTTCTGACTTTATCCAATATGGTATGGGGAATAGAGGTTAAGGGAGCAAATCCGGCAACAGAATATCAGATACGTAAGCAGCTTGACAAGATGGATATTAAAATTGGTAAATTTCAATTTTTTGCGAAAGAGTTAGATGAAATCCAAGCGGAACTAACGAATAATATTGATGCGATTACATGGATTGGTGTGGAGTTAAAAGGGACAACTTATCATTTCCAGGTTGTTGAGAAAAATGAACCGAAGAAGAAGGAAGAAGTGGGACCACAAAATTTAGTAGCGACGAAAAAAGCGACAATAGTATCTGATTTTGTGGAATCTGGTACGAAACAATATACAATCAATGAAGTTGTAAAAAAAGGACAATTGTTAGTTTCTGGAACAATAGGAAAGGAAGATAATACGAAAAGTGTATCTGCTAAAGGAAAAGTATGGGGGGAAGTCTGGTATACAACCGAAGTGACAGTTCCTTTAGAAACAACTTTCCAAGTATTTAATGGAGAAGAGAAACAAAAATTTTATATAAGGCTAGGTAAGTGGGATATACCTGTATGGGGATTCGGCAAAGTAGAATATAAGCAGTTTGAGAAAGAAGAGAACGAGACGAATGTTAAGTTTTTCAAATGGGAGTTACCGGTGAAGGTTGTAAATGAGACTTATCGGGAAAAGGAAATTGTGAAAAGGGGATATAGTGGCAAGGAAGCTGTGAAGAAAGGGAAGGAAGATGCAAGAAAGGATATTATGAAACGAATTGGAGAAGATGGAAAAATTAAGGAAGAAAAAATTTTGCAACAAGATATAAAGAATGGTAAAGTAAAACTAAATATAGCTTTTACAACAGTAGAAAACATTGCGAAAGCACATCCTCTAACTCAAGGAGATACAGAATGA
- a CDS encoding PhoH family protein, which translates to MTEDLKTMNVKLKDPNEAIALLGNGDSNLQVLEKELDCNIVTRGETLLVSSESPDSIELVGDIVEKLLQVIRKGVSISQRDVIYAISLAKKGTLEYFGSLYDEEIAKTIKGKSIRVKTIGQSEYIRSIRRHDLVFGIGPAGTGKTYLAVVMAVNALKNGKVNRIILTRPAVEAGESLGFLPGDLKEKVDPYLRPLYDALHDVLGMEHTTRLIERNTIEVAPLAYMRGRTLDDAFVILDEAQNTTHAQMKMFLTRLGVGSKMVITGDKTQIDLPKGVKSGLVVAEQILQSVNGIGFVHLEESDVVRHPLVGKIINAYGKQDV; encoded by the coding sequence ATGACAGAAGATTTAAAAACGATGAATGTAAAATTGAAAGATCCAAACGAAGCGATTGCTTTACTTGGTAATGGAGATAGCAATCTGCAAGTGCTTGAGAAAGAATTAGATTGTAACATCGTAACGAGAGGAGAAACATTGCTTGTTTCTTCTGAAAGTCCTGATTCAATAGAGCTCGTGGGGGATATTGTTGAGAAACTTTTACAAGTTATCCGTAAAGGTGTTTCTATCAGTCAACGAGATGTGATTTATGCTATTTCTTTGGCAAAGAAAGGAACACTTGAATATTTCGGGTCACTATATGATGAAGAAATAGCGAAAACGATTAAAGGTAAATCAATTAGAGTAAAAACAATTGGACAAAGTGAGTATATACGCTCTATAAGAAGACATGATTTAGTGTTTGGAATAGGGCCAGCAGGTACCGGTAAGACTTATTTAGCCGTTGTGATGGCCGTAAATGCTTTAAAGAATGGTAAAGTAAATCGAATTATTTTAACAAGACCAGCAGTAGAAGCTGGTGAAAGTTTAGGATTTTTGCCAGGAGATTTGAAAGAAAAAGTGGATCCATATTTACGCCCATTATACGATGCGTTGCATGATGTTCTCGGTATGGAGCATACAACACGTTTGATTGAAAGAAATACGATTGAGGTTGCTCCACTTGCGTATATGCGTGGAAGAACATTGGATGATGCATTTGTAATTTTGGATGAAGCACAAAACACAACTCATGCTCAAATGAAAATGTTTCTAACGAGGCTTGGAGTTGGTTCCAAGATGGTGATTACAGGTGACAAAACACAAATAGATCTACCAAAAGGTGTTAAATCTGGTTTGGTGGTTGCTGAACAAATACTGCAAAGTGTTAACGGAATTGGCTTTGTTCATTTAGAAGAAAGTGATGTAGTAAGACATCCATTAGTTGGAAAAATCATTAACGCATATGGAAAACAAGATGTGTAA